The Candidatus Kapaibacterium sp. genome includes a region encoding these proteins:
- a CDS encoding response regulator transcription factor: protein MLFEIDNPITTIIADDHEVVRAGIRRLLSVDKTIRILDDGANGEDAIRLAEYHKPIVALLDILMPKMTGIQAINEIKRVSPTTYVIMLTAFEDAEHLEQALAAGADGYLTKDISAKDLIESIKLVTQGERVFSKSIIQIIQNKVMPSNIEDVKQVSITKREQDVLNLVAEGLTSAEIAENLGLSIRTVESHRYNIMQKLGIKSAASLVKFAVGRNLK, encoded by the coding sequence ATGCTTTTTGAAATCGACAACCCAATTACGACCATTATAGCTGACGACCACGAAGTAGTACGTGCGGGTATAAGAAGACTATTGTCTGTTGACAAGACTATCAGAATTCTTGATGATGGTGCAAATGGAGAAGATGCTATAAGATTGGCTGAATATCACAAGCCAATCGTTGCATTATTGGATATTTTGATGCCAAAGATGACAGGAATTCAAGCTATAAATGAAATAAAAAGAGTTTCCCCAACTACATATGTTATAATGTTGACTGCATTCGAAGATGCAGAACATCTTGAACAGGCTTTAGCTGCAGGTGCTGACGGGTATCTTACTAAAGATATTTCTGCAAAGGATTTGATAGAATCCATCAAACTCGTAACACAAGGCGAGAGAGTTTTTAGCAAATCTATCATTCAAATCATCCAAAACAAGGTTATGCCTTCGAATATTGAAGACGTAAAACAAGTTTCGATAACGAAACGAGAGCAGGACGTCTTGAACCTTGTTGCAGAAGGACTTACAAGCGCAGAAATTGCAGAAAATCTTGGGTTGAGCATTCGTACTGTCGAATCTCATAGATACAATATAATGCAAAAACTTGGCATAAAAAGTGCCGCTTCGTTGGTGAAATTTGCTGTTGGGAGAAATTTGAAGTAA
- a CDS encoding NAD(+) synthase: protein MSKNINNLGYCRIISVAPKLKIADPDFNSSVMTDFITKIEYLSPHFILFPELSVTAYTCADLFFSERLSNLTMQSIATLKDFSTKLSTVFIIGAPLSSNGKLFNCAIVIQSGKILGIVPKSYICNSAEYYEERWFSSEFDRVSDRITIENEAIPFGADLIFESFDGKLRFGIEICEDLWAVAPPSNDLALAGAEILFNLSASNEYLGKYKYRKELVQNHSAKTISAYVYSSCGPWESTSDTLFSGNCMIAENGKILTETKRFSFETEYCVADIDLQMLRHDRQRNNSYGGSQATINFRTINFDWQERDVDAILRHYSATPFVPEFEGERSNVCEEILQIQSTALARRLLQIKSKTVIIGLSGGLDSTLALIATAMAFDKIELDRKGIIAITMPGMGTSEATKSNAIKLAESFECTLKIIDIKASVLQHFQDISHDANVHDVTFENAQARQRTMILMDMANKMKGIVIGTGDLSEIALGWNTFNADHMSMYNVNSGIPKTLVKYIISWYVNSIIQNSLQIVLNDIINTPITPELLPLGEGNTLSQETEKIIGPYVLHDFFIYYTVRFGFDKTKIMTIAEIAFSGLFENDEIEKWYLVFFDRFYKNQFKRNVVPDGIKIGSVNLSPRADWRMPSDAL from the coding sequence ATGAGTAAAAATATAAATAATTTGGGATATTGCAGAATCATTTCTGTAGCTCCAAAATTAAAAATCGCAGACCCAGATTTTAACAGTTCTGTGATGACGGATTTTATTACTAAAATTGAGTATTTATCGCCACATTTCATCTTATTCCCCGAGCTAAGTGTCACTGCCTATACATGTGCAGACCTCTTTTTTTCCGAAAGACTTTCCAATTTGACTATGCAATCAATTGCAACGCTAAAAGATTTTTCAACAAAATTAAGCACTGTGTTTATCATCGGGGCGCCACTCAGTTCAAACGGTAAACTTTTCAACTGTGCTATTGTAATCCAAAGCGGTAAAATTCTCGGCATCGTACCCAAAAGCTACATATGCAATTCAGCCGAATACTACGAAGAACGCTGGTTCAGTTCTGAATTCGACCGAGTAAGCGACAGAATTACTATCGAAAACGAAGCGATTCCATTCGGAGCTGACTTAATTTTCGAATCATTTGACGGAAAATTACGATTTGGTATCGAAATTTGCGAAGATTTGTGGGCAGTTGCTCCACCAAGCAACGATTTGGCTTTAGCAGGTGCTGAAATTTTGTTCAATCTTTCGGCGAGTAACGAATATCTCGGAAAGTATAAATACAGAAAAGAACTCGTGCAAAATCATTCCGCAAAAACGATTTCGGCATATGTGTATTCATCATGCGGTCCTTGGGAATCTACTTCCGATACATTGTTTTCAGGCAATTGCATGATAGCTGAAAACGGTAAGATTCTCACAGAAACTAAACGCTTCAGCTTTGAAACTGAATATTGCGTCGCTGACATAGATTTGCAAATGCTCCGACATGACAGGCAGCGCAACAACTCTTATGGAGGTTCGCAAGCGACCATTAATTTCCGAACTATCAATTTCGATTGGCAAGAACGAGATGTTGATGCAATACTTAGGCATTATTCGGCAACTCCTTTTGTACCCGAATTTGAAGGTGAACGTTCAAATGTTTGTGAAGAAATTTTGCAGATTCAATCAACAGCATTGGCGAGAAGACTTTTGCAAATCAAGTCTAAGACTGTGATTATAGGTCTTTCGGGCGGATTGGATTCCACTTTGGCTTTGATTGCAACAGCAATGGCTTTCGATAAAATCGAACTTGACCGAAAGGGTATCATTGCGATTACGATGCCCGGAATGGGAACATCTGAAGCGACCAAATCGAATGCAATCAAGCTTGCCGAATCATTTGAATGTACTCTTAAAATTATTGATATCAAAGCATCTGTTTTACAACATTTTCAAGACATCAGCCATGATGCAAACGTTCACGATGTAACTTTCGAAAATGCTCAAGCTCGGCAACGCACAATGATTTTGATGGATATGGCTAACAAAATGAAAGGCATCGTAATCGGCACGGGTGATTTGTCGGAGATTGCTTTGGGTTGGAATACTTTCAACGCTGACCACATGTCCATGTACAATGTTAACTCAGGAATTCCCAAAACATTAGTGAAATACATTATCAGTTGGTACGTCAATTCTATAATTCAAAATAGTTTGCAAATAGTTTTAAATGATATTATAAACACTCCTATCACACCCGAATTATTACCCTTAGGAGAGGGGAATACTTTATCACAAGAAACCGAAAAAATCATTGGACCATACGTACTTCACGACTTTTTTATATATTATACAGTACGTTTTGGTTTTGATAAAACCAAAATTATGACTATTGCCGAAATTGCGTTTAGTGGTTTGTTCGAAAATGATGAAATTGAAAAATGGTATTTAGTTTTTTTTGATAGATTTTACAAAAATCAGTTCAAAAGAAATGTTGTGCCTGACGGAATCAAGATAGGTTCAGTGAATTTATCTCCGAGAGCTGATTGGCGAATGCCATCAGATGCACTTTAA
- a CDS encoding polysaccharide pyruvyl transferase family protein, with protein sequence MKVLNILISGTSFWNPGDDFIRDGVIEILKRLYKDNHLNFMFYNFNEDFLPYSKFKGVHNMVSPGDVGRLAPHLDLIVIAGLPVGREIKDLYLEILKHNLTDKVILLAAGYENFYIDRHIVEYPEIEIFKSAKIITSRTAKRPPIFDEHNLNFHHINCPALLSVPEVKKILPGKNIEHIGMSIQIPYEMGIINQATGKEMFELNMQIMQSLYGKYKITLVAHHKTEYFSFLNFIKNRNLDIDLIFSSFYQDLHDVYREFDLVISTRLHACLYGLGHGIPGIVINETGRHTHCLEGFIHVPWVNNFESFEQEFEKMLSLDLSQVSREVEQFKIDLVGKYLTTLAPVLDLPGKVALPCKPENDKLNIGCGNDYKSGFVNIDGNTKLERVDYFFDIKPKSLKEHFQSESFSYILAQDFIEHHFHWEALELLATFHYLLKADGYIDLRLPNVESLIDSDMDLEDKIKWLYGGQDIGSTLEGSENDEGRKSHPQYFCHKYGWTSDSIVSALESLAYTNITVTRNGVNMQVTAYKSSDFDVSLFDEMMAQGNIKKKTY encoded by the coding sequence ATGAAAGTGCTTAACATTCTAATATCCGGAACAAGTTTTTGGAATCCGGGAGATGACTTTATAAGAGATGGCGTGATTGAAATCCTCAAACGCCTGTATAAGGACAATCATCTCAATTTTATGTTCTACAATTTCAATGAGGACTTTCTGCCATACAGCAAATTCAAAGGCGTCCATAATATGGTCTCCCCCGGCGATGTTGGCAGATTAGCTCCACATTTGGATTTGATTGTCATAGCCGGGTTACCCGTTGGGAGAGAAATCAAAGACTTATACCTTGAAATTCTCAAGCACAATTTGACGGATAAAGTGATTTTGTTAGCCGCCGGATATGAGAATTTTTATATTGACCGCCATATTGTCGAATATCCCGAAATTGAAATATTCAAAAGTGCGAAGATTATAACCTCAAGAACGGCAAAGCGACCGCCAATCTTCGACGAACATAATTTGAACTTTCATCATATCAACTGCCCGGCGCTACTTTCAGTTCCTGAAGTGAAGAAAATATTGCCCGGCAAAAATATCGAGCATATTGGGATGTCTATCCAAATTCCTTATGAAATGGGCATTATTAACCAAGCTACCGGCAAGGAAATGTTTGAGCTGAATATGCAAATAATGCAATCCTTGTACGGAAAATACAAAATCACTCTCGTGGCGCATCACAAAACGGAATATTTCAGCTTCCTCAACTTTATTAAAAATAGAAATCTCGATATAGATTTAATTTTCAGTTCATTTTATCAAGATTTACACGACGTTTACCGCGAATTTGATTTAGTGATTTCTACACGTTTGCATGCCTGTTTGTATGGATTAGGTCATGGAATACCAGGAATTGTAATCAACGAGACAGGCAGACACACTCATTGCCTCGAAGGTTTCATTCATGTTCCTTGGGTGAATAATTTTGAATCATTCGAGCAAGAGTTTGAAAAGATGCTGAGCTTGGATTTATCGCAAGTAAGCAGAGAAGTTGAGCAATTCAAAATTGATTTGGTCGGTAAATATCTTACTACATTAGCTCCTGTTCTGGATTTGCCCGGAAAAGTTGCATTGCCATGCAAACCCGAAAATGATAAATTGAACATCGGTTGCGGAAATGATTACAAATCCGGCTTTGTCAATATTGATGGCAATACAAAGTTGGAGCGGGTTGATTACTTTTTCGATATAAAGCCCAAAAGCCTAAAAGAGCATTTCCAAAGCGAATCATTTTCGTACATTTTAGCACAAGATTTTATAGAGCATCATTTTCATTGGGAAGCACTCGAATTGCTTGCGACTTTCCATTACTTGCTCAAAGCTGATGGGTACATTGATTTGCGTTTGCCAAATGTTGAATCCTTGATTGATTCCGATATGGATTTGGAGGACAAAATTAAGTGGCTTTATGGCGGGCAGGACATTGGCTCTACGCTTGAAGGCTCCGAAAATGACGAAGGTAGAAAATCGCATCCGCAATACTTTTGCCACAAATACGGCTGGACGAGCGATAGCATCGTCAGTGCTTTGGAATCGCTTGCTTATACGAATATCACAGTTACCCGAAATGGCGTAAACATGCAGGTAACTGCGTATAAAAGCAGTGATTTTGATGTCTCGCTTTTTGATGAAATGATGGCTCAAGGCAACATTAAAAAAAAAACTTATTAG
- a CDS encoding glycosyltransferase, producing the protein MILRTDSIGDAVIASGMLEYIKSHYKNPEITILSQNYLSNFYEQCPFVDSIITFEKNQFLENSAYRADFLISLAGREYDLMLNTVYSRDEVCDTIANSILAKQKIAFDGDNSNLEEEIRLQNNSIYNRIIQSPNSIMPEIKRNEHFLQSLGIRDATLEPWIWLSKEDLRFSEDFVANLDNHSTKIVALYGCAQYSIKDYPQLAQVLKLVNLRNSYHFVCLGSEKDWQKHEEICKAANVKYSNLCGQTTIRQAAAIIYKSVAAIGVDTAHAHIATALGIPNLAILGGGHFGRFYPYDRMQTAIINALECYQCNWVCKFDKPHCLTDIQAEDIADAFFEMQKSSDKPRIYLSNASSCDDKTNAELRSFAEQHSINIVKKRIQLSGIATTGKQNLKFSVITPTLNQAKYIEKTILSVLAQDYPNFEHIVIDGGSTDGTQEILRNYPHLKWISEKDSGQTNALNKGLKMASGDIVAWLNSDDYYFDGVFAEVAKFFNKNPNERIVHGNAKLGIEAANQTIDLKHFDYDFDEILQYWYGVTMPTQPAVFFKRELLDENGYFDETLRYAMDFEYWCRISRRNKFNHINKFFSYYLLHSLSKSGESGDWSQFYPEWHQVYTKYKSFSQKIPQQTLLTIFIPFSSKFVTQDNIKDLTKAVSQLGNQRMRDAEIVICTDIDDQLLQDLQSISAIEVRIIQTNDFSKDNLLKLILEKSSGILIHCPDYNFEYIVDWYGQLVHKFLESPDEYNVLSDKNVAGESLYFSRNELLLPNQLVKRSFLKQHLGLEFDKAKSLENEDSLIFSVIIPTYNRIDILEKCLESLSKQDFPTENFEVIIADDGSTDDTEMRVKNFKSKYKIIYLKQANSGPATARNNAIRHASGNYLLILNDDAILEKDVLSGHYRHHKTNRTKLAVMGTFNYPQAEMEKIFTYLAVKSDFIFPASKLVTGGLYNYLYFWTCNISVERSLVDKAGMFDENFREPMAEDIELGLRLQRLGLKVLFDGTIKATHLHDISIDMFIKRQKMWGRNHYKLLLKYPSAANPEILELALDNVDIVIIRNIENVIANKGDEIQRIVELMRRFEFEPFIEGRNYKLNGVVLSKEQFVEAMIGLLSKVNIFYYQMGIYEEYKRLNPAIFESKTEITDFKYEISVIIPTFNRINTLKKCIDALSKQTLSKSKYEVLVIDDGSTDETERVMSEFQTTLNFKYIRQSNAGPGAARNKGIKASQSKYVLIINDDTIASDSLLEEHLLYQQRFSGKKFAVLGTFDYVESAIEHPFTYFLSKYPLIFDYSVMENGKVYGYKHFITCNISIERKALLDAGLFDEDFREPMSEDTELGYRLQKMGYSVLYSSELKSKHDHTLTVENFRKRQVMNGRNTVLLIKKHPEILELEHKIFGFRSLGEKTISQAKAYIAENISVEAEILREVQKVEQFKIKNDAVIFEGKKLDLTTEDLINYFLSKATVLHFVNFYKGLLEGIEKFQSSKLIETKPELAPTAIVENTKSKKILFTMFGWDESGGGTMFPKDTAIALANRGYDVTVFYAGLRHPRNETPYFVESKIVNGVKLVGIFNRKFDFIIPNEPQLEVRDEHILMEFENLVRRLKPDVVHFQNFLGLGFAIAAIPRKYGIRAIYTPHNYHLIDPQLYMFGSNGRKWDNVVFAKNSDLVRTYPHLENEYKKRNKIAIELINDNIDLTLAISGRVKGILVESGLNSNKVIVAHQIPKLYNGKHEQGKTRTSVPVKIGYIGSLIPHKGVHILADAVQSINPEKVNIKIYGTGPGKYIEQIKKIDQNKVCDFKGEYKRENLSQIMSGLDLAVIPSIWEEGAGLVILECQYYGVPVICSRIGGMPEFINENENGMTFQAENVSDLAKILQDLIKSPGKIDFMKMNTNLDRNFEDFIDFLEQTYFEISATMKSFLIKDFLI; encoded by the coding sequence TTGATTCTCCGCACGGACTCAATCGGTGATGCTGTTATAGCATCCGGAATGTTGGAGTATATCAAATCGCACTACAAAAACCCCGAAATCACAATTCTTTCGCAAAATTATCTGAGCAATTTCTACGAACAATGCCCATTTGTTGATTCAATTATCACATTTGAAAAAAACCAATTTCTCGAGAATTCCGCTTACAGGGCTGATTTCTTGATTTCATTAGCCGGACGAGAATATGATTTGATGCTCAATACAGTCTATTCGCGAGATGAAGTTTGCGATACAATTGCAAATTCAATATTAGCGAAACAAAAAATCGCTTTTGATGGCGACAACTCCAATTTAGAAGAAGAAATCAGGCTGCAAAACAATTCAATTTACAACCGGATTATACAAAGTCCAAATTCAATCATGCCGGAAATCAAGCGAAATGAGCACTTTTTGCAATCATTGGGAATAAGAGATGCAACTCTTGAGCCATGGATTTGGCTGAGTAAGGAAGACCTGCGATTCAGCGAAGATTTTGTTGCCAATCTTGACAATCATTCAACCAAAATCGTAGCATTATATGGCTGTGCACAATATTCGATAAAAGATTACCCGCAACTCGCCCAGGTGCTGAAATTAGTCAATCTGCGAAATTCATATCATTTCGTTTGCCTTGGCTCCGAAAAAGATTGGCAAAAGCATGAAGAAATTTGCAAAGCCGCAAATGTAAAATATTCTAATCTTTGCGGTCAAACAACAATTAGACAAGCAGCTGCGATTATTTACAAATCTGTTGCAGCAATCGGCGTGGACACTGCTCACGCACACATCGCGACAGCTTTGGGGATTCCAAATTTGGCGATACTTGGCGGCGGTCATTTCGGAAGATTTTATCCCTATGACAGGATGCAAACCGCGATTATCAATGCGCTGGAATGTTACCAATGCAATTGGGTTTGCAAATTTGATAAGCCACATTGTTTGACTGACATTCAAGCTGAGGATATTGCAGATGCTTTTTTTGAAATGCAAAAATCATCGGATAAGCCACGAATCTATTTGTCCAACGCTTCAAGTTGTGATGATAAAACTAATGCTGAATTACGTTCATTTGCTGAACAGCATTCAATTAACATTGTTAAAAAGAGAATTCAATTAAGTGGAATTGCCACAACGGGAAAGCAAAATTTGAAGTTTTCGGTGATTACCCCCACTTTGAATCAAGCAAAATATATTGAAAAAACCATTCTAAGCGTTTTGGCTCAGGATTATCCGAATTTCGAGCATATCGTTATTGATGGTGGCTCGACGGACGGAACTCAGGAAATATTGCGAAACTACCCGCATTTGAAATGGATTTCGGAAAAGGATTCGGGACAGACAAACGCTTTGAACAAGGGTTTGAAAATGGCGAGTGGCGATATCGTCGCTTGGCTCAATTCCGATGATTATTATTTTGACGGTGTTTTCGCAGAAGTCGCCAAATTTTTCAATAAAAATCCGAACGAGCGCATCGTTCATGGCAATGCAAAACTTGGAATCGAAGCAGCGAATCAAACGATTGATTTAAAGCATTTTGATTACGATTTTGACGAGATTTTGCAGTATTGGTACGGCGTAACTATGCCTACTCAACCGGCAGTATTTTTCAAACGTGAATTGCTTGACGAAAACGGATATTTTGACGAGACTTTGCGATATGCTATGGATTTCGAGTATTGGTGCAGGATTTCTCGGCGAAATAAATTCAATCACATCAACAAATTTTTCAGCTATTATTTGTTGCACAGTTTATCTAAAAGTGGCGAATCCGGCGATTGGTCGCAGTTTTACCCTGAATGGCACCAAGTTTATACAAAGTACAAATCCTTCTCGCAAAAGATTCCTCAACAAACGCTTTTGACAATATTCATTCCGTTTTCATCAAAATTTGTAACTCAAGATAATATCAAGGATTTGACAAAAGCCGTTTCGCAATTGGGCAATCAGCGTATGAGAGATGCCGAAATTGTGATTTGCACAGATATTGACGACCAACTATTGCAAGATTTGCAAAGTATTTCGGCGATTGAAGTGAGGATTATCCAAACAAATGATTTTTCCAAAGATAATTTGCTCAAGCTAATTCTTGAAAAAAGTTCAGGAATTCTCATTCATTGTCCCGATTACAATTTCGAATACATCGTTGATTGGTACGGGCAATTGGTGCATAAATTCCTCGAATCACCTGATGAATACAATGTGCTATCGGACAAGAACGTAGCCGGCGAATCGCTCTATTTCAGCCGAAATGAGCTATTATTGCCGAATCAACTCGTGAAACGGAGCTTTTTGAAACAGCATCTGGGATTGGAATTTGACAAGGCAAAATCTTTAGAAAATGAGGATTCATTAATATTCTCAGTGATTATCCCAACTTATAATCGAATTGACATACTCGAAAAATGCCTCGAATCTCTTTCAAAGCAAGACTTCCCTACCGAAAATTTCGAGGTCATTATAGCCGATGACGGCTCGACTGACGACACCGAAATGAGAGTGAAAAATTTCAAATCGAAGTATAAAATTATTTATCTCAAGCAAGCAAATTCAGGTCCTGCAACTGCGCGGAATAATGCGATTAGACATGCAAGCGGGAATTATTTGCTAATCTTGAATGATGATGCAATTCTTGAAAAAGATGTTCTCTCCGGGCATTATCGCCATCACAAAACAAACCGAACAAAATTAGCTGTAATGGGTACTTTTAATTATCCACAAGCGGAAATGGAAAAGATTTTCACTTATTTGGCAGTGAAATCCGATTTCATTTTTCCCGCTTCAAAGTTGGTCACAGGTGGCTTATACAACTATCTCTACTTTTGGACGTGCAACATTTCAGTCGAGAGAAGTTTAGTCGATAAAGCAGGAATGTTTGATGAAAACTTCCGCGAACCAATGGCAGAAGATATCGAATTAGGGCTGCGTTTGCAAAGATTGGGTTTGAAAGTTCTATTTGACGGAACAATCAAAGCTACTCATTTGCATGATATTAGCATTGATATGTTCATCAAACGGCAAAAGATGTGGGGACGCAACCACTACAAATTGCTATTGAAATACCCATCTGCTGCTAACCCTGAAATTTTGGAATTAGCCTTAGACAACGTTGACATTGTGATTATTCGAAATATCGAAAATGTAATCGCAAACAAAGGCGATGAAATCCAGAGAATTGTAGAATTAATGCGACGCTTTGAGTTTGAACCATTCATAGAAGGGCGAAATTACAAGTTGAACGGAGTAGTTCTCAGCAAGGAACAATTCGTCGAAGCGATGATTGGATTATTGAGCAAAGTTAATATTTTTTACTACCAAATGGGAATTTACGAAGAGTACAAGCGGCTGAATCCTGCAATTTTTGAATCAAAAACCGAAATTACAGACTTTAAATATGAAATAAGTGTAATTATCCCCACTTTTAATCGAATCAACACCCTGAAAAAGTGCATTGACGCATTATCAAAGCAAACTCTATCGAAAAGTAAATATGAGGTTTTAGTTATAGATGACGGCTCTACTGACGAAACTGAACGCGTGATGTCGGAATTTCAAACGACTTTGAATTTCAAATATATCAGACAAAGCAATGCAGGTCCGGGTGCAGCTCGCAACAAGGGAATTAAAGCGTCGCAGAGCAAATACGTACTGATAATTAATGATGATACAATCGCAAGTGATAGCCTGTTAGAAGAGCATCTGCTCTATCAGCAAAGATTTTCAGGGAAGAAGTTTGCGGTTCTCGGCACATTCGATTATGTGGAATCGGCTATCGAGCATCCATTCACATACTTTTTATCGAAATACCCCTTGATTTTTGATTACTCGGTGATGGAAAACGGGAAAGTTTACGGATACAAGCATTTCATTACTTGCAACATCAGCATTGAGCGAAAGGCACTGCTGGACGCAGGATTATTCGATGAAGATTTCCGAGAACCTATGAGCGAAGATACGGAATTGGGCTATCGTTTGCAAAAAATGGGCTATTCGGTGCTTTATTCCTCTGAGTTGAAATCAAAACATGACCACACTTTGACGGTTGAAAATTTCCGTAAACGCCAAGTTATGAACGGTAGAAACACAGTGCTATTGATTAAAAAACATCCCGAAATTTTGGAGCTCGAACATAAGATATTCGGATTTAGAAGCTTGGGCGAAAAAACAATTTCTCAAGCAAAGGCATATATAGCAGAAAACATCTCTGTCGAAGCTGAAATTTTACGCGAAGTTCAAAAGGTGGAGCAGTTCAAAATCAAGAATGATGCAGTTATTTTCGAAGGTAAAAAATTAGACTTGACAACCGAAGATTTGATAAATTATTTCCTGTCGAAGGCTACTGTGCTTCATTTTGTAAATTTTTACAAGGGTTTATTGGAAGGAATAGAAAAATTTCAAAGCTCAAAATTAATTGAAACTAAGCCCGAACTTGCACCCACTGCAATTGTCGAAAATACAAAATCGAAGAAGATACTTTTCACAATGTTTGGATGGGACGAAAGTGGTGGTGGCACAATGTTTCCAAAAGATACAGCAATTGCACTGGCTAATCGCGGATATGACGTTACAGTCTTTTATGCCGGATTGCGACATCCCAGAAATGAAACCCCATACTTTGTAGAGAGCAAAATTGTTAACGGTGTAAAATTGGTTGGCATATTCAATCGTAAATTTGATTTCATAATTCCGAATGAACCGCAGTTAGAAGTTCGCGATGAACATATTCTTATGGAATTTGAAAATTTAGTCCGCAGGCTGAAGCCTGATGTTGTGCATTTCCAAAACTTTTTGGGATTGGGGTTTGCGATAGCTGCTATCCCGCGAAAATATGGCATCAGAGCCATATACACTCCTCATAATTATCATCTCATTGACCCACAGCTTTATATGTTTGGCTCGAACGGACGAAAATGGGATAACGTAGTTTTTGCAAAAAATTCAGATTTGGTAAGAACATACCCTCATTTAGAAAATGAATATAAGAAGCGAAACAAAATTGCAATCGAATTGATAAATGACAATATTGATTTGACGTTGGCTATTTCAGGTAGAGTCAAAGGCATCTTGGTAGAATCGGGTTTGAATTCTAACAAAGTTATCGTAGCTCACCAAATACCCAAATTATACAACGGCAAACACGAACAAGGCAAAACGAGAACTTCGGTCCCGGTGAAAATCGGGTATATCGGCTCGCTAATACCTCATAAAGGAGTACATATTCTCGCTGATGCAGTTCAATCAATCAATCCTGAAAAAGTTAATATAAAAATTTACGGGACAGGACCCGGCAAATACATAGAGCAAATCAAGAAAATTGACCAAAACAAAGTATGTGATTTCAAAGGTGAATACAAACGAGAGAACTTAAGCCAGATAATGTCCGGTCTTGATTTGGCAGTCATACCAAGCATTTGGGAAGAGGGTGCGGGCTTGGTGATTCTTGAATGCCAATACTACGGAGTACCGGTAATTTGCTCTCGCATTGGCGGAATGCCCGAATTCATCAATGAAAACGAGAACGGCATGACTTTCCAAGCTGAGAATGTAAGTGATTTGGCAAAAATTCTACAAGATTTAATCAAGTCGCCCGGTAAGATTGATTTCATGAAAATGAACACGAATCTTGATAGAAATTTCGAGGATTTCATAGACTTTTTAGAGCAGACCTATTTTGAAATTAGTGCCACTATGAAAAGTTTTCTTATAAAAGATTTTTTAATCTGA